The DNA window TCATTCTCTCATTTGTTAGTACAGATAAAAAAGAACCGCATGCTGGACGTCATCGCCGGATAAAGCCACTTTGGCGCAAAGATACCCAAGGGCAATTTAAAATCATTTACCGCGTTTTTGCCTCGTTAAACAACAATTCAGTGACCACGCAATACGATTTTCTCGACTTAGAAGGCAAACCGATTTTACTGCATCAAACCGAAAAACTGGCGCAAGAGCTGATGAGCTTACACCCAGTGATTCGCCTACGTGACTCACGCCGCTTTCCACGCACTGAAGAGAATGGTAATCATAAAAATGCCCGCATGGAAAAACGTATCGACAATACGTGCCGCCGTTTAATGGCGATTCCAGGTCACGTTAACAAAGGCGAGATGCGCTCAAGTCTTAATGCAATGAACACCTTGATTGAGCACTATTTTTCCTATAAAAACCAGCCCCGTAAGCCCGCCAATCGTCAAGAAAATAACCTGCTCTATAGCGTGCCGCATCATGGCAAAACGTTGAGCGAAATTGTCAGTGAAACCAAAAATCGTCAGACTCGCCTACTCTTTTTACGTTTGTTAAATACCTATTTACAAGCAAAGGGACCTAATGAGTTACGTCGCTGTGCTCGCCCGATATTGATCATTGAAGATCCGGAAGGTCGGTTACATCCAACTCACCTAGCAAGAGCATGGAGCCTGCTCTCTATGTTACCAATGCAGAAGATCTTAACGACTAATAGCTCTGACATGCTCTCTTCCGTACCACTCTCTTCTTTGCGCCGTTTAATTCGGCGACAAGAAAAAACCGTCGCTTTAAGTATGCCAACCAAAGGCTTATCCAATGATGAGATGCGACGCATTGGGTTTCATCTGCGTTTTCATCGCTCGGGAGCACTCTTCTCTCGCTGTTGGCTATTAGTGGAAGGAGAAACAGAAGTTTGGCTGTTTAGCGAAATGGCACGCCAATGTGGTTATAACCTCGCAGCTGAGGGCATTAACATCATCGAATTTGCCCAGTCGGGATTGCGCTCAATGATCAAAGTAGCCAAAGCATTTGGTATCGATTGGCATGTGGTGACCGATGGTGATGCTGCTGGGAAAAAATACGCCGCGACGGTGCGCAGTATGCTTGGTCATGATATGCAGTCTCACAGGTTAACCGAGCTGCCTGAGCAGGATATTGAACATTTTCTCTATATCAATGGCTTTGAAACGTTTTTCCGCGGTTTAGTCAAACTGCCCGCCGATCACCCTATTCCACCGAAGAAAGTGGTAACTAAGGTCTTGAAGAAAATTGCCAAACCGGACTTAGCTCTTGCCATCGTAAACTATGCAGAGTCGTGTGGTGAACAGCAGATCCCTAAGCTTATCCGCGCCACTCTGTCGCGCGTAGTTCACATGGCCAATGCCAATACCTAAAAGACATGATAAGGGTAAGCCGCTAATAAAAATGCCACGCATCGAAAGACGAGCGGCACTCATTAGGTTTACCTCATAGAGAGATGTAAATTACTTTTTAATCCCTTCAACGTAGAGACTCATCTCTGCGTAGCTGGTTGGTCCCATTACAGGGATACCAAAATCGGCTAACTCAAGACGGGTTGTTCCGGTAAAACCGGCACGCTCACCACCCCAAGGATCTTTGCCACCACCGATGAATTGAGCATCAATAGTAATCGGCTTAGTTTGTCCATGCAGATCTAAGTTGCCATCAATCGCCAATTTGCCATTGCCCAAATCCGTCACCTTGGTACTGGTGAATGTGGCGGTAGAAAATTTTGACGCATTAATAAAATCTTTACTACGAATGTGCTTATCACGTTCAGCGTGATTTGAGTCCACACTGGTGGTATCAACATTAACCGTCACTTTTGACGCAGCAATGTTCGCAGGGTCGTAAGAAAACTCACCATTGAAGGTATTAAAACGTCCCACGGTATAGCTATAGCCTAGATGGCTAACTTTGAAATTGATTGAAGCGTGTGCTCCTTGAGTATCAATCGCATAGTCAGCAGCATTGGCGGTGAAAGGTAGAGATAAGGCCAAAGCTAGCCCCATGGTCAGTGCTTTTTGTTTCATTTGATGACTCCTGTCATTTTACGAAGCGTGTTGTCTTTATCGATGAAATGATGTTTAAGCGCAGCTAAAACGTGAACGGCAGCGAGGATGATGAGAATCCAAGCAGCATAGAAGTGAAAATCGCCAGCGATATCGGCTTGATGAGCAAACAGTTCCCCTGCACTTGGCAAAGTAAACCAATTAAACACCTCAATACCTCGTCCATCTTCTGTCGAGATCAGATAACCGCTAATAAATAGCCCAGCAAGAAGCACATACATCACCAAATGCACTGCTTTTGCAGCCATACGAACCAGGGTTCCCCCTTCAACATCTGGTGATGCGGTCACTAGTTTCCAGACAAACCGGAACAGCGTCAGACCGGCTAAGAGCAAGCCGACCGATTTATGCCAATGCGGCGCGGTTTGATACCACTGGCTGTAATAAGATAAATCCACCATCCACAAACCAACACTGAACATGCCGATCACCACTAAAGCCGAAACCCAGTGGATAGAACGAGCCACCAAATTGTAATGAGTCACCGGATAAGCCATTCATTTACCTCATTATTAGACCAGATAATTATCAAACTATTTGCTTATTGATAAAGCGAATATAACAAAGTATTTACGAAGCCTATCTTGGGCTACAGCCAGACAAATTGAATAAGATCCTCAATATTTTCGAACAAGGTAAAAAGTCGACGCGCAACGTGCGGTAGCAAATAGCTCTCAACCGCTTGTTGGCAAAGGAGTTAACGTGATTTACCACCAGTTATTGTGGCGTAAGATTTGCGGCTTTTGCTCACCACGTTTATAGTGGTTACAGAGCGTTTTCTTTGTAACAAAATCTATCGGTTACCTTTTTCCAGTCCATTTATCAACCGACCTACAGACCCGCTACCTAGCCAAAACACTCATAGGCGAATTTTTATCTCAAATAGGCGATGTTACTATGCGTTGGTCTGTATCCATTCAGCGTTAGAATATGGCTTATTGTGACAGGAGAACAATGCGTTGTTACTGGACGTCCTCACTCAAAGCGTTAATGAGTTCCAAACCGATTGTCTGAAGTTATGTGAAAAACATTATCCAGCCATACATAACCAAGGCATGAGTGAGCATCACCTAGGCTTGGCGTTTTCTCGTCGTTTAGCTCGCACATTAACGGAATTCGGTCATCCCTGTGAGTTTACCCCGATTGAATCGGTTCTCTATTTAGATCAACCGCACCACTATCGGGTCAGTTGTGATGTCGGCACCGTATGGATTTTGACTCATCATATGGTCAGTGCTGGGAAAACCTGCCGTGAGAAATTGATGCGAGAAATCGCACAATGGAAAGAAGAGTATGGTTTTGCCATCCAACCCAATGACCTATTGTTGTTACTCACCGACCATTGGATAAGCCGTAGCCAAAAGAGTCGTGAACTGCTTCATTGGTGGACAGGGCAACTTCCTGATGAAATTGATGAATATCGAATTCAAGGGATCAATCTTTACGAGAGCGAATCACAAATGACCAAAACATTGGAGTCGTTATTTCATATCAGCCCCTGCTATCTCAAATATGGTCACCCGCTTAAACGCTCGAAAAACCAACAGCAAGTGAAGAAGTACATTCAACTCTATGCTGTGCTTCAATGGAGCTAGACAGTCCAAAACGACGACTGTCATAGAATTAACATCAAAGCGTGGCATGTTGAGCAGAACTGTTTCTATTTCGATGCCACTTTGAAACCACTCAAACGTTATCAATATGAGCGCTATGCAGTGCTTTGTCAGCTCGCCTATCCACGTATCTTTCGTCATACCCAATATGGCTTTGATCCTAAAGGTCAACGCATTATTTATAATCAGCATGGGCAAATCGTCATTCGCGTTTTGTGGAGCCAAGCCGATGATGAAGTAATCGTAGTGATCAAAGGGTCGCATTCCGTGCGAGATTGGTTAGCCACCTTAGCAATGCATCAACGCAGTGCCCGCGAGATCGGGTTACCCTATCGCATTCACGCGGGATTTTTACATTTGCTCTTACAAGAGAGCCGTCCGAGTTACAACAGTGATACATTAGGGTTATCGGTGATTGAGCGGTTAGATGCTTATTTGGCACCGCTTATCGCACAAGGAAAGCGAATCAGTATCACCGGTCACTCATCGGGTGGCGCCATGGGATGTGTGATTGCCGATAGGATTGAGCGACAACATCCACACACCATCAAACGCGTCGTCACGTTTGGTCAGCCTGCGATTGGCGGATGGAGCTTACATCGCCACTACCGTTTACAACAAAAAACCTATCGTATCTGCTGCGATCTCGACATTGTTACCTTCTTACCCCCCTTGCCATTTTACTATTGGCATGTCGGCAAGCTTCTCTGGCTACACAATCAACGTGTCTATGAGAATACCCCAACCCTGATTCGCTTAGGGCGAACTTTGCTTTCATGGGCCATTCGCCCTTTTTCATACCATTTGATGAGCCGCTACATTCGCAACAAAGACTTTTTTGATCAACATTAGGTCATGGTTATGTAAAGGTTGGCTAATTTTGAGTCAGCACTCTAGATATGCTCTATACTAAATTAGTTACATAAACAAATTGGTACACGAACGAATGTTAATATATTGATTAACATAGAAAAGGAAAGGATATGGAACTCAGAGAACAGCCATCGTTTCTGCAGTATCTGAGCGTAGATAAACAGGGTCAATATACTGCTGAATACAATGGTCTGACATTGCAAAGTGTTTATCAGCCTATTTTTACTCGCGACTATGACATCGTCGCAGTCGAAGCATTAGTCCGCATTACTACACCAGATAATTTCAACATTCGACCTGATTTGTTCTTTACCTCACCACAATACAGTGATGGAGATAAGATTAACGTCGAGCGGCTGTGCCGCGCGATTCATATTCGCAATTTTGCCAATTCAAATTACTCCTCCTTATCTCTGTTCCTCAATATGTTGCCACTTATCGGTGAAGAGTTTATCGACAACGATTTCCAATACGCTAATTTCTTTTCCAAGTTGGAAGACCTAGAGATCAAGCATTCACAAATTGTCATGGAGTTGCTCGAAACCCCAGTTGATGACGAAGCGAGATTGTGTGCTATCACCCAAAAGTATCTGCGTAACGGAATGAGAGTCGCCATTGATGATTTCGGTACTGGCGCCTCAACAAAACATCGTGTGGATATCGTGCAGCCGAGCATTATCAAATTGGATCGCGGTTTACTCGAACGGTATATGAATGGTTTTCGCGACCCTCTCATCTATGCTCTAGATGTCGCAAAACAAGTCAACGCGCAAACGGTGATTGAGGGCATTGAAACCGCTGAACAGTGGGTATGTATGAAAGAGCTGCCGATCGATTTCTATCAGGGTTTCTATTTGGCGCGTCCACAACCCTGTACGTTGGGCGATAAACTCTATCAGTTGATAGTGAACTGATACCTACAAACGATACATAGAAACGATAGTTTTCATTAGCTAATTAACCTCATAAAAAAACTCGCCTAAGGGCGAGTTTTTCACTTTAATTCAGCAAGTAAGCAATCATTATGCGCGTGCTAGTAACGGCTCTGCTTGTGAGCGAGTTACCGTGACAGCAATGGATTTAGAAGTTGGTGTATCACTCTTATCCCCTTTACTGCTTAATGGAATCAACGCATTCGCTTCAGGGAAGTAAGCGGCAATATTGCCTTTGGCAATTTTGAACGCAACCACTTTGAAACCGAAAATTTTACGCTCGATACCATCATGCCAAACGGTCTCAATATCCACTAAATCGCCAGCTTGCAAACCCTGCTCTGCAATATCTTGTGGGTTTAAGAACACCACGTTACGTTCACCAAATACACCGCGATAACGGTCATCATAACCGTAGATGGTGGTGTTGTATTGGTCGTGAGAACGCATGGTTTGTAGCACAAACATATTGCTCGATTGTTCTTCTGCTTTCACGTGAGGCACAACGGACAAAGGTAACGCATTGCTTGCCATTTGTGCTTTGCCTTGCGGTGTTTGCCAATTTAGATCACGAGCAGAGTTACCAAGGTAGAAACCACCAGGGACATCCAAACGTTCATTAAATTGGTTAAAGCCAGGGATCACTTTTTCAATCAAAAGGCGAATATTATCGTAGTTATCCACTAACGATTGCCAATCAACTGGGTTGTTCTCACCCAAGGTTCTTTGCGCAATACCCGCCAAGATAGCCACTTCAGAACGCATATGTTCGGTGGCAGCACTAAGACGACCAGATGATGCATGCACCATAGAGAAAGAGTCTTCTACCGTCACTTTTTGTGGGCCGGTTGCTTGCATATCAACATCAGTACGACCTAGACATGGCAGAATCAACGCATCGTGACCAGGGTTAACATGGCTGCGGTTCAACTTGGTTGAGATGTTCACAGTCAAATTACACTGTCTCATAGCTTGGGCAACGCGATCAGTATCAGGTGCAGCAGACACCAAGTTACCACCAAGACCAATAAAGACTTTGCTTTCACCACGCAGCATGGCTTCTATTGCATTCACTACGTTATGACCATGCGCTTTTGGTGGCTCAAATCCAAACGCTTTTTCAAAACTCGCCAAAAAAGCCGCATTGGGTTTTTCATTGATACCGACCGTACGGTCGCCCTGCACGTTTGAGTGACCACGCACCGGACACAAACCTGCGCCCTCTTTACCAATTTGACCAAACAGCAATTGCAAGTTGATCAGCTCTTCAATGGTTGCCACTGAGTGTTTATGTTGGGTCACACCCATCGCCCAAGTGACA is part of the Vibrio porteresiae DSM 19223 genome and encodes:
- a CDS encoding ATP-dependent endonuclease, translating into MHLERIEISGFRGIRRLSLSFDELTTLIGENTWGKSSLLDALSVMLPPDGKLYQFDRKDFHIDYSLSQPLSQDLQIILSFVSTDKKEPHAGRHRRIKPLWRKDTQGQFKIIYRVFASLNNNSVTTQYDFLDLEGKPILLHQTEKLAQELMSLHPVIRLRDSRRFPRTEENGNHKNARMEKRIDNTCRRLMAIPGHVNKGEMRSSLNAMNTLIEHYFSYKNQPRKPANRQENNLLYSVPHHGKTLSEIVSETKNRQTRLLFLRLLNTYLQAKGPNELRRCARPILIIEDPEGRLHPTHLARAWSLLSMLPMQKILTTNSSDMLSSVPLSSLRRLIRRQEKTVALSMPTKGLSNDEMRRIGFHLRFHRSGALFSRCWLLVEGETEVWLFSEMARQCGYNLAAEGINIIEFAQSGLRSMIKVAKAFGIDWHVVTDGDAAGKKYAATVRSMLGHDMQSHRLTELPEQDIEHFLYINGFETFFRGLVKLPADHPIPPKKVVTKVLKKIAKPDLALAIVNYAESCGEQQIPKLIRATLSRVVHMANANT
- a CDS encoding YceI family protein; this translates as MKQKALTMGLALALSLPFTANAADYAIDTQGAHASINFKVSHLGYSYTVGRFNTFNGEFSYDPANIAASKVTVNVDTTSVDSNHAERDKHIRSKDFINASKFSTATFTSTKVTDLGNGKLAIDGNLDLHGQTKPITIDAQFIGGGKDPWGGERAGFTGTTRLELADFGIPVMGPTSYAEMSLYVEGIKK
- a CDS encoding cytochrome b, whose protein sequence is MAYPVTHYNLVARSIHWVSALVVIGMFSVGLWMVDLSYYSQWYQTAPHWHKSVGLLLAGLTLFRFVWKLVTASPDVEGGTLVRMAAKAVHLVMYVLLAGLFISGYLISTEDGRGIEVFNWFTLPSAGELFAHQADIAGDFHFYAAWILIILAAVHVLAALKHHFIDKDNTLRKMTGVIK
- a CDS encoding lipase family protein; this encodes MKPLKRYQYERYAVLCQLAYPRIFRHTQYGFDPKGQRIIYNQHGQIVIRVLWSQADDEVIVVIKGSHSVRDWLATLAMHQRSAREIGLPYRIHAGFLHLLLQESRPSYNSDTLGLSVIERLDAYLAPLIAQGKRISITGHSSGGAMGCVIADRIERQHPHTIKRVVTFGQPAIGGWSLHRHYRLQQKTYRICCDLDIVTFLPPLPFYYWHVGKLLWLHNQRVYENTPTLIRLGRTLLSWAIRPFSYHLMSRYIRNKDFFDQH
- a CDS encoding EAL domain-containing protein gives rise to the protein MELREQPSFLQYLSVDKQGQYTAEYNGLTLQSVYQPIFTRDYDIVAVEALVRITTPDNFNIRPDLFFTSPQYSDGDKINVERLCRAIHIRNFANSNYSSLSLFLNMLPLIGEEFIDNDFQYANFFSKLEDLEIKHSQIVMELLETPVDDEARLCAITQKYLRNGMRVAIDDFGTGASTKHRVDIVQPSIIKLDRGLLERYMNGFRDPLIYALDVAKQVNAQTVIEGIETAEQWVCMKELPIDFYQGFYLARPQPCTLGDKLYQLIVN
- a CDS encoding FdhF/YdeP family oxidoreductase — protein: MSIKEYNGPAGGWGALKATTRHLLKSDNVAKNIMNLMKTNQDYGFDCPGCAWGEKGVPGRFRFCENGAKAVNWEATTRRVDRKFFEEYSVDWLNKQTDYFLEYQGRLAEPMRYNAATDHYEPISWDDALDLVAKHLNALDNPNQAEFYTSGRASNEAAFVYQLLARRFGTNNFPDCSNMCHEATSVALGKNIGIGKGTVTMEDFEIADAIFLFGQNPGTNHPRMLETLSSAYRRGAKVLAFNNLRERGLERFANPQNPIEMISYGSTPTTSHYFMPKLGGDMAVVRGIVKILLARHEEAQQSGDALFDLEFIQTHTQGMDAYLEQVKATSWEQILEQSGLTLEEITTAADVYQNAKRVIVTWAMGVTQHKHSVATIEELINLQLLFGQIGKEGAGLCPVRGHSNVQGDRTVGINEKPNAAFLASFEKAFGFEPPKAHGHNVVNAIEAMLRGESKVFIGLGGNLVSAAPDTDRVAQAMRQCNLTVNISTKLNRSHVNPGHDALILPCLGRTDVDMQATGPQKVTVEDSFSMVHASSGRLSAATEHMRSEVAILAGIAQRTLGENNPVDWQSLVDNYDNIRLLIEKVIPGFNQFNERLDVPGGFYLGNSARDLNWQTPQGKAQMASNALPLSVVPHVKAEEQSSNMFVLQTMRSHDQYNTTIYGYDDRYRGVFGERNVVFLNPQDIAEQGLQAGDLVDIETVWHDGIERKIFGFKVVAFKIAKGNIAAYFPEANALIPLSSKGDKSDTPTSKSIAVTVTRSQAEPLLARA